The genomic stretch gaaggCCTCTAAGCCTATGCTTTGTCCTGAAGGGGTACAAAGGCGAGTGGGCTGAGCCTATTCTGGTTCTAGCCTAACTTCTCAAGAAAGCCTGAAGCATTTGAGAGTCAGTCTGGAGTTCAGAATAGGGACTAGGCTATAGGCTAGACTAAAAGACTAAACTATAACTATTTCTGAAAGTATACCAGGATAAAAAGAGTAAGAGCAAAATCACCAAACAAGAAGAGTCTAGTGATAAACTTGTAACAAGAACTTAAACTTCAACATCATTATCTCAAAATTAAAGTACATAATCTTTCATCTTACAAATTTCTGCTAGCAGCTTTTCAAATAACACAAATGCATGTCTAGGCTCCAAATACTTTTCCTTCAACTTAAGGAGCaacaaaaaggaggaaaaatttagtctgcacagaaataaaaatttatagatGAAATACTATTGTGTAACTACTTTCTCAGTCTGTTAACAAACCACCACACATTCTTTCATTAAAATGCTTATAATAAGTAAAATACATACCACTATTACAGATAAATACATTAGATTCCAGTAAACTTTTGAGCAGAGTTAaaaattttgggggaaaaaaatactattaGAGATGGTATTTTTAGAACTTCAACTTTCAACAAAGGTTCAGAATTATGATTAATTTTCCATATAAGCAGtcattttatactttttcatatctatttctcctttattaaaAGAATACTACAAAACACAGAAATTTCACATTTAAACTCAAGCACAGCTCAGATACATAATGATACATGTATGATTATAGAATAAGAATCCAGAAAGGCATGTTTGAATAAGGTTTAAAGTTTATGATGCATTATAATACCTTAAAAGTGTATAGAaatgacattttcacttttttattctaTTAAGCAGTACAGTAACAAatcattcacacacatacacccacatacccacacatacacacacttatacatacacatactatCCCAAATCTAAAGTGATCTAACTTCACCATATTTTCAGACTCGTGAATTTTAAAATCCAGTCCATTTATACTGACTGAATGAATGCAAAATTTAACAAGTGGGAACTGATTTTTAGGTGTGTATTAAATATTCATGTAGATCTATTACAGACATACTCTCATATGGACCTGACTGTTTCCCAAATACCTATTAACATTACTTTAAAATTAGAGTTCATTTATAGGCACAAATCATTTAAAATCCAGAAATCACTGTTAATGATACTTTCAAAAATCCACAAGCATATGCAACTGGACGAAGTTAAATACCTGTTCATGTGGGCAGGACCGTACCCTCCAATGGCATATATCATTCCATCCAGCACTGCTGCAGCAAAACAGCTTCTTGTCGTCGTCATGGGGGCcacaggttgccattttcttactTTGGGAATATACTTCTCTACAGACTGCAAGTAAGACTGTCCATCATAACCACCTAGAGCATAAAGTTCTCCCGCAAGTACCACTACTCCAAGGGTACTTCGACTCTCATTCATTCTCTCGAGAGAAGTCCAGGTATTTGTATCAGGATTCCAGCATTCTACTGAATTTTCATGTTTTCTGATAGTGATGCCAGGACGCACGTTAGTTTCAATACCACCTATAACATACACTTTTTGGTCTAAAACGCATATTCCAAATTCATAGCGAGGAATGTTTAGGGGAGCCAAACCAATCCAAGAGTCATTCTGAGGAAAGTACATCTCCACACTAAAGAACAAGCAGacaaacattaaaatttaaaacatcaaaatGGCCCATAAACAACATCTGGCAAAATAGAAGATACACATATGCTCTGATACAGCTATTGCATTCTTGTGTATCTATTCTACGGAATGCCTAGACAGATTGTTTTGCAAATAGGACACAAATAGagaaatatttatagcagcacaACACAATCATCTATCAAAAGGAGAATGCATAAACGTGATGTGTCCACCCTATGACTAAGCAATTCCATTCCAAGATATGCATGCAAAAgaaatgcacatatatatatatgtacaatgatGTTCACAGtaccattatttttaataatcaaaaactgaaaataatccaAATTTTCCATCAGTTATAAAATGGATATGTAAACTGTGCATATCTTGTAACAAAATACTATATAGCAATGAAAACGAACAAACTACAAGTACATGCAACAGCAATGAACCTCACGCATATGATGTTCAGGGAAATAAGCCAAACTGATTCTGTAACACAGTTTGCAGCAGTTACCTTCAGAGAGGACAGGGAGGACCTTAAGGGTGGCTTCTGAGTGTTGGTTATATTCTTTTTGTGAAATGGTTTGTAATGCTTACTTGGTGATAACTCATTGAGCTGTATACTTGGGATTTATGAACTTTTCTATATATGTGGACCATTTCAACTAATTTTTATAGTTATCATATTCAttatagaaagaaaatgttatgTCCACCTACTATAATATCATATACCAGTGAAACTAAATGAACTATTTCCTCATGCAATCTCAATTTTATAAACTTTCTGTTCAATGAGAAAACACGTTCTTGAAGAATACGTATGGTATTATTGCatttatatacaaaaatttaTAAAACCTAACTATATATTGGGGCATATATGTGACAAAATTACAACAAAATGCAAAGGAATAATCCATTAAAAATTCAGAATAGTGGTTGCTTCTGGGGGAGAGACGGAGATGGTATCAAGGAGGGGCGTAACGGAATTTTAAAGGTATTGTCAGCCCAACCTCAACAATACCAGTTTTAAACTACAATTAAAATGTACACtgagactttttaaaagataaagaacccaccaattgactttgattaaaaaaaaaaaaatctcctcttATTGGAGGAAACTCATTCTACTAAATGTCtggaaatattttagaatattaaatattaaagaaatatattaaacatAAACGTTTTCACAAAGCAATCTCAgttaggagaaaagcaaaggtaaCATCCAGCTATATTTTCAATGTACAAAAGTTATCTGtataacacaacactgttaatcaactatatctaatataaaataaaaaacagactaAAGATACCAGTGGAATGCTCTAAATCATGATTACTATGGGTCTAATTCAATCCACCAGCTACTTTTGTAAACACATTTTATTGGAACCCAGccatttcatttgtttatgtacTGTCTATGGCCACTCTTGTACTGCAATGACAGACTCAGGTAGTTACAACAGACCATATGCCCACAAAGTTTGAAATAGTTACTGTTTGGCTGGCTCTTCACAGAAAAAGTCTAACAATGCCTATTTATTAGGAAAGAAAGCACCTATTTACTActgttgttaaaaaatatttacatgaaGGAAATAAATTGCATGGAAATTCCAAGACTTGTATTAGTAtcctattttttatttccttagtgGTTATTCTGATTAATTGTACTCATTCAGACACATTCTTTTCCCAGTCTGCCTTCATCACATATTCTTAGCTCTCTTCTTTAGCATCGTCTGATATAGCTAGCAGTAATCTGACCTAGTCTGACTCAGAGATGTAAATGatttcacaaagagaaaaaaaaaagggcataaAATGGTAGAAAAGTTCACAACTAAGTAGGATGGATAAAATTTTTGCACTTGGAGGGAGGAGGGGTTGAGAGTGTTACAGAGAATGGaaaaaatctgattaaaacaAATAGGTAAGTGttttaagaagagaagaaaaaataaaaaagaagcagagaaagtaaacaggaaaataaaactattttaaaaatattaaaaaatcagcaaATTTTAAGAGTATACAATCTATTAGTGtgtgttgtgctaagtcgcttcagtcgtgactgactctttgcaatgctatggaccatagcctgccaggctcctctgtccacgggattgtctaggcaagaatactggagtgggttgccatttcctcctccaggggatcttcccgacccagggatcaaacccatgtcacaCCCATCCTTTAAAAGCCTTCTATTTACCTATCTAAACAGGCAAACAGTCCAGATTTTCCTCCTACTGCACAGAGTACTTTGGGAGCACAGCGAGGTCGTGTCATCAAGACTGTCTGATGAGACAGTCTGTGTTCTGGCATAAAGTGGTACTTCAGAGCTTCATTCAAAAGATGTTTACAAGTGCGATCATCACGAATAAGATGATTTGCTTCATACAATCTAGTGAGAAACTTAACACTGAGCAACGGTAATCGCACACTGTTAAGTAGCTGAGCTAAGTACTTCTGGCGTTCTTGGACATCATACTTGATCCAAGACTCAAGTGCAtaaaaaacagtctcttcagtaGCTACATTCAAACAGTCATTGGAAACGATTTCATCCAAATCAGCATGCGTGAGCTCAAAAAACTCTTCAGTCTGGCAAACAGCTTCAAAATTCTGGCATATGTATTTAGTGGCTGCCAAATAAAGGTCATGGCAACCATACGTCTCTGCAAAACGAGAAATTCCAATACAATTACCAGGATCAAGTTGGCTTTCAAGAAATGCGCAACATTCTTTCAGGACAAGTTTTATCTGCAGTAGGTTTGCTGCTGGAAGGAGAGATTCAACTGTGTCTTGTGAAATAAAAACAGTCCCTGTATAGGCATATTCCACAATGGCCTGGAGAGCAGTCTCATCAATGCACTGAAACTCAACTTCACTGTTCTCTTTTTCAGAGAGGTTTCCAGTGAACATAGCTTTGAAATATGGGCTGATGCTGGCAAGTACCACTTTGTGAGCATGAATTTTAACATCACCTACTCGAAGAATGACGTCACAGAGTTCGTGATGTTGACGAAGAAGATTCAAGCCTTGTAGAAGTTGTTCAGAATGTAAGTGGGTTAAGTTAGCAAGCATGTAGGTCGGGGATGTGTGGTCCatctacagaaaaacaaaaggcaaGGACAGCTATTTCAAAATAACCTTACAAATGATTCCTTTTTCAAGTAGcacaaaataaatgagatttgttgtttatttgcatGTTTGTTGGTTTTTAAATACCTTATACTACATAGTAGACAGAGGCTTTTAGAGTTATTAATAGAAAGGATGTTAACAATCACTCAACTCTGTTATTATAGATATTAGGAAacagaggctccaaaatcataaaAGTCTCTGGACATGGACTTTTGAATCAGAACTCTGCCAACTCTTCTGTTTCCCTTCATTAGATTCAAGTCTGAGCTATCCCTGAAACAAAACAcaattgtgaagaaaaaaaaaaaactgcttaaaggaaaattaattttgaaacaaTGCTTGTAGTTATTTGGCTATTTTTCTCAATAATGATATCAATGTCTGTCAATCTAATCAACAGATACTTTAACTGAAATGCAATTTCATGTTAACTCACATTTACCCAAagattcaataattattttgaaaaagcatgcttgaatcgccagtctatgtctgacgcaggatacagcatgcttggggctggtgcatggggatgacccagagagatgttatggggagggaggtgggaggggggttcatgtttgggaacgcatgtaagaattaaagattttaaaattaaaaaaataaaaaactggaaaaaaagaaaaagcatgctGAATTTATAAAGATTCCACTACTGTCAACTGATTCGATGATGACAAAAAATTAATGCGAACACAGTCTGGTACTCTATAGGGGCAATAAGGCTCACTTACTGATCTAGACCATATCAGTTCAAATCCTGATAAGTCTGGATCATACCGACTCCATCTACTTAATACTTAACATCCTGTGCTTctggaagatgaaaaagaataaaaatagaagagaagagaACAGATGAGAcaggaaagatgaagaaaaagtgaGAGGCAATAAGAATTGGGGTATGTTGAATAACTGCTCTGGCAAAAGACATCCCCAAACTAATCCCTGGAAGCTTTGAATGGTACtttacatggcaaaaaaaaaaaaagactgtacagGCGTGGCTGAGGATTTTGAGATGgtaagattatcctggattatctaagTACAATCACATTTACTTCAtaagaaggcagaaggagatttGACACAGACAGAAGAAGGTAAACTGACCACAGCGGCAGAGATTGGAGGGATGCAGTCACAAACCAATTAACCCGGGCGgcccccagaagctggaagaggtgaGGCACGCATTCTCCCCTGGAACCTCCAGAGGGCgcacagccctgccaacaccttatTTCAGTCCAGCCTTACTAATTTGAGACTTTCGGCCTCTGTGACTGTAAGAGAATCAAGTTCTGTTATTTTAAGCAactgagtttgtggtaatttgttacagcagccataaGAAGTTAATACACCAATATTTCAGAATGGCTCATAGCAGCTGTTTAGAATAGATGAAAGGAACATAAGGCATCCACACAATACGAACTGTTTCTTTCCTCATTCACTCTTCAAACACAAGTTtcaaggataataataataattcttaaaaaagcaaattagttcctattttaaaagtatcaaataaattacaaaattcTGGACCTTAGTAAATAATATGAATGTTGGTAGGCCGGGGAGAATCTATCACTTCATTCCTGgggtatttttaagtgaaaatactCAAATATTAAAACTTTGATCTTCACTAAGAATGTCATCATTTCACATTTGTTTCATCtgaattttataaatgttaaaaatttttgttaacaTGACATTATAACTGATATCACCAACGTCCACTTCTGATCTCTCCAAATAATCCTATATACATCTAACAGAATAAT from Ovis canadensis isolate MfBH-ARS-UI-01 breed Bighorn chromosome 18, ARS-UI_OviCan_v2, whole genome shotgun sequence encodes the following:
- the KLHL28 gene encoding kelch-like protein 28 yields the protein MDHTSPTYMLANLTHLHSEQLLQGLNLLRQHHELCDVILRVGDVKIHAHKVVLASISPYFKAMFTGNLSEKENSEVEFQCIDETALQAIVEYAYTGTVFISQDTVESLLPAANLLQIKLVLKECCAFLESQLDPGNCIGISRFAETYGCHDLYLAATKYICQNFEAVCQTEEFFELTHADLDEIVSNDCLNVATEETVFYALESWIKYDVQERQKYLAQLLNSVRLPLLSVKFLTRLYEANHLIRDDRTCKHLLNEALKYHFMPEHRLSHQTVLMTRPRCAPKVLCAVGGKSGLFACLDSVEMYFPQNDSWIGLAPLNIPRYEFGICVLDQKVYVIGGIETNVRPGITIRKHENSVECWNPDTNTWTSLERMNESRSTLGVVVLAGELYALGGYDGQSYLQSVEKYIPKVRKWQPVAPMTTTRSCFAAAVLDGMIYAIGGYGPAHMNSVERYDPSKDSWEMVASMADKRIHFGVGVMLGFIFVVGGHNGVSHLSSIERYDPHQNQWTVCRPMKEPRTGVGAAVIDNYLYVVGGHSGSSYLNTVQKYDPISDTWLDSAGMIYCRCNFGLTAL